The following is a genomic window from Planctomycetia bacterium.
TGGGGCGCGGGTATGGACAGGGCGCGGCGGCTGCACGGGATGCGCAGGCGGAGATACTTAGACACGCGAGGATGATCCTGCCGAATTCCGTTGCCGAGATGGAACATATTATCGAGAAATTTCCCGGCCTACCGCGAGAGCGGTTTCGCGTGGTTATGAACGGGATCAACAGGCCCGAGACGCAACCGCAGGGCGCGGAGCGGAAGATGTTCGTCTGCGCCGGGGCCATCGGTCCGCGCAAGAACCAGCTCCATCTTGTCAAAGCGTTTCGCGAACTGCCGGGCGAGACGTTGCTGGTGATCGGGCAGCCATCGCAGGGCAGCGAGCGATATGCGGCGGCGATGCGAGGCGCGGCGGGCGGCAATGTGCGGTTTCGCGAGCGCGTCGATCATGCCGAGATGTCGGCCATCTGGCGCGGGGCGAAGGCCTGCGTGCAGCCTTCGTACATCGAGACGCCGGGGCTTTCGGCGATGGAGGCGCTGGCCGCGGGGACGCCGATCGTGGTGGCGGACGTGCCGCCGGTGCGGGAGTACTTCGGCGATCTGGCGCATTACTGCGAACCGGGCTCGCCGGGGAGCATCGCCGCGGCATGCCGTGCGGCGATGGCGGGACCTTGTCCTGATGGACGGGCATTCGCTGACCGATACGAATGGACGAAGGCACTGGCCCCGCTGGCCGATGCATACAATGAATTGACCCGTAGTTGAGTGAGAGCGAGCGATACGAACCATGTCTCACGACCACAAATACGCACTCGGCGTTGTCGGCAGCGGCCACATCGCGGGGATCATCGTGAACCGGCTGATTGCCAGCGGCTATCTGAGCGCCGAGCGCATCGCCATCTCTTACAGCAAGAAGCTCGATGCGCATCCGATCGCCGGGGTGAGCGTTTGCGATAATGCCGAGGTGGTGAAGGACTCGCGGCTGGTGATGATCGCGGTGACGCCGCAGCGCTTCGCCGAGGCGGCGCGCACGATCCTGCCGGCGGTGACAGCCGATCATGTCATCGTCAGCGTGATGGCGGGCGTCTCGACACGGCGCGTGGCGGAGGAACTGGGCGGCGGATTGGTGCGCGTCGTGCGGGCGATGCCAAATCTGCCGTTTGGCCTGGGCTGCGGCGTGACGGGGCTGTTTCGCGGTGAGCACGCGTCGGCGGACGACATGGAAGAGTCGCGGCATCTCTTTAACGCGGGCGGCGTGACCGTGGAGGTGGAGCGAGAGGAATTGATGGACGCGGTGACGGCGGTCGCGGGGTCGGGCCCGGCGTATTTTTATTATTTCGTGGAGATGATGATGGCGGGCGGGGTGGCTGCCGGGCTGCGGCCGGAGGATGCGCAGGTGCTGGCGGCGCATGCGTGCGTCGGCGCGGGCGGGATGCTGCTGGAGAAAGGCGCATCACCGTCGGAATTGCGCGCCGCGGTCACGAGCCCGGGCGGGACGACGCAGGCGGCGATGAAAAAACTGGAGGCGTCCGGCGTCGCGGAGCATGTGCGCGAGGCGGTGCTGGCGGCATTTCGGCGGGGCCGGGAGTTGGGGCAACTTCTCGCCAACAGCGGGAACAGCTAAAAGCGCAAATCGATCGGGCGCGGCTGAGGCCTCTCTAGCCGTGATGGAACGGGCACTTGCCCGACGGCTTGGCGGCCGGCGCGGCGGATTCGGCCGGACGGGCCGGGGCGGGGCCGACGCCTTCGTACAACTCACGGTGCAACTGCATGGTCAGGTCGAAGGCGCCGCAGGCCGCATGGATCAGGGCGGTGGACTCCTCGTGCGAGAAGGATGACGCGTTCATGTCGTCCTTGAATGCCTGCCAGTAGTCGCGCTGATTCTCACCGTATGGATCGAGGTAGGTCGTGCCGCGACCCTCGGGCAGGGTGTAGGCGCGACGGACGGCGCGGGAGATGAACTTGGCGCCGTTGTTGCTGCCCTCGAAAACATACTGCATGCCGAGAAGACCGACGGGGCAATGCTCGACGAGGCGGCTGATCGCGAAGAGAAACTTCTCGGTGGCCGGAAGGGGCTTGATCGAATCTTCCTTGCGCTCAAAGTAGGCGAGATCGTCGCGGAGATACGGCTCCTGGAACTGGTAGTCGCGGAGGACGCGGGCAAAGGCGGGATGCTTTGACTTGTTGTCGCGCAGGGCCGATTCCAGGGCGCGGTGGATCAGGAAGAGCTGGGCGATTGACTCGACGTAGCGATCGAGCGGCAGACGTCCCTTGACGAGCTCCTGATTGAAGGCTCCATCTTCGGTGGCGTCGTGCCGGGCCTGAGTCTCGGTCTTGAGTTTCAACATGATGGGTGTGTCAGTTTCCTGCGCGAGCATCGTTCTCGTCTCCTATTGAAAAACCCTGTGGGTAATCGATTGAATCAGTCGGCGAGGCGATTGGCCAGAATGGCGGGAATCGCGAGCCAGAGCAACCCCTTCAACAAAAAGAACATGAAACCAAAGAACCCCAGTTTCTTGAGCCAGGAAAAGGCGGGCTTGCGGGCGGGTGATGCTGGCGAATCCGTTGAGTCGCCCTTTTCGGCGGCGAACCGACCTGCTTCTGCGTGACCGGCGAGTTGATTCATCCTGAACGACTCCATATCTAGGCCTGATGGGTAGCGGGCAGTCAAGTTGTTTGAGCGGAACGCTCCGCCGGACTGTCGCCACGCGAACCCTACTTGAGACTGAGTCTCAAAATCGCATTGTATAAAGCTCCTCCCCTTCGTCAAGGCCTTCAAACCGGGCCTGCTGGTCTGCTTGGAACACCCCGGAGGACGGGTATGGCGAGTCACCGGACGATAGGCGCCATTAGACCGTGGTCTAACAGCAGAGCGTTTGTTATGTCGGGGAAACAACCAATCTGACTTGAAGTGAGGGAGCGTTTCAGCCTGGAATCGAGAACGGGGGTGAAATCGCGCTCAGGGCGCCTGGCTGCCCTTTTCCGGGTCGGCCTCGGGCTCCTTGTCGGACTTGGTATCCGTCGGAGGAGTGGCGGCGGGTTCGCCCGGCTTGTCTTTGGCGGGGGCAGCAGGCGTCTTTGCCGGGGCGGGCGACGGCGTGCCGGCCTTCTTGTCGTTCGTTTCCTTGATGTCGAACTGGCCGGCGAGCATCTTGTACCAGGCCTCGAGCTGGCGAATCTTCTCGGCGTCGGCGCTTTGGAGCTGCTTTTGATCGGGGAGGGTACGCAGACGCTGATCGAGCGTGGTGAACAGGTCGCCGATGGGCCGCTCGAGCTTCTTGCGGCGGCGCTCGATTTCCTGCTTGTCCCACTTGGGCTTGGCGGACAGCGTCTCGGCATCCAGCGCCGCAAACTCGCTTCGCTTCTGATCGCGGTAGCGAGTGGCCTGATCGCGGATGTCCTTGTAAATCTTGTCGCGCGCCGAGATGGCCTGCTTGTCGTCGAGCTGGTAGGTGTCGATGAACCGGTTGACGTAAGCCAGCCAGCTATCTTCGACCTGCCGCTGAATCACGGGCTGCTGGGGGTCGGAGACGCGGCCCTGCTGAGCGGGCGTCGCGCCGCCGCCGGAAAGGCCGGTCTGCTGGGCGTTCTGAGCCTGCTGGGCGTTGGCGAGCATGGGCGGTGCGTTGCCGGCCCGCCACGTGTCGAGCATGCGCGAGACCTGCTCGAAGTTGGCATGCATCGCGGCGAGATCGGCGTCGTGGGTCACCTTCTGCGTTTCGTCGAGGATCTCGCGCCATTCGGCGTTGCCCTCGAGAATCGCATTCTGTGCGGCGAGATAGATCGGCGCGGCCCGCTCGGCCCATTTCTGATAGGCCTGCGGGGAACCGAGTGACTTGCCCAATCTCAGGTCGATTGATTCGCGAAGCAGCTCGCGGATGTCCTTCTCATGAATGTCGAGGAACGCGCGAACCCGGCCGGTCAGGAGCAGACGGGTGTACTCGGATTGAGCGTCGTTGAGGTTGTATCGTCGCGAAATCTGGACGACGGCGTCGTCCATCATCTGTTCGGTGTTCCACAACTCGGGATTATTCGGGTGGGTCTGGGCGGTGACTTTCTGCTCACCGGCGGGCTGGGTCGCGGAGACCGGCGTGTCGGTAGACATCTGCGGCGCCGGTTCCTGTGCCGACGTGACGGCGGTCGTCAGCGCGAGGGCGATTGCGGCCAGAAAAGTCGATCTGACAAAGGCCCGAACTCGATTCGTGGAGTGGATTGAATGGATCGCACACATGAGCATCTATTGTACCTGTAGTTGGTTATGGCTGCCACGCGAGGCGTTATACAGTATTCCTACCGATTGTATGTCGGACGGCGGGCCCGGTTGCAAGAACAGGAATTGCGGTGCCGTAGTCCGTAAAAGGTGAATCCGGCCGTCTGGACGCTGGAAACGCCGGTCACGAGGTGGCCGAAGTGGTCCGAAGCCCCCTGGGAAGCGGGCTCGGCCGGGAAACCTGTCGTGCGAAATCGTCCTCGAGGTCGACTCACGAGGGTCGTTCGGGGTCGTCACGGGGATGCATACCTTGCGATGATTGAACAGCGGGACCGCGAAGCAAAGGAACCTCCGGGATAACGAGCTGAATCGACGATGGGTCGACTTTCTAACGGGCGAATTGGGCGCGTGTCTGTCTCGATGCGTCGGCGGTCGACGGCAATTCTGCGGCATCCGCCCCGGTTGGGCAGGCGGCGCGAGCGAGCGCCACAGGCGCGACGGTTTGGAGCGCCGAAGGGCGAAAAGTTTTGACCGCAGTTGGATATGGGAATAAAACATGTACATTCAGCCGCGTGCATTCTGAGGGGGTGGGCTGCGCGCGGCGACAAGTAACCCAATCCGGCGATTCCGGGAGTTAATAATTTCCTGATGTATGCTTTGTCCAACTTCGCAGCCTGCCTGTTCATCTCGGTGGGCGCATTATTGCCGAGCGGCGCGCAGCCGACGGAGGCACCGCCCGCGACGGTGACTCCGTCGACTGCGCCGGCGGTCAGCGCGGAGCTGGACCAGAGCTTCAACCTTCTCACCGCGAACAACACGCCGGACGCTCGCAAGCTGGGCGCTCGGCTGCTATTGGAGTCGGGGGATGAGGCGGCGATCACCAAGCTGGTCGGCGTGCTCTCGGCCAATCCGCCGGATCTGGCGGCACAGTTGGCCGTCTGCGCGGCGATTGCGGAAGTCGAGAAGCCCTCACCTCAGATTGTGGAGCCGCTGATCTCGCTGCTTGGAAACCCGAGGCCCGACACACTCGAGGGGGTGACGCGGGCGATTCGAAAGTTCGACAGCCGCATCGTGGTGGCCAAGCTTCGACCGATTGCGATTGAGCCCGCCAACCCGCGCCCCAAGCGCATCGGCGCGATACGAGCGTTGGGCGCGCTGGGCGAAGATGTCCAGGCGCTGGGCGTGCTGGCTGCGCTATTGGAGGACCCGAACCCTGCCGTTCGCCACGCCGCCCTGATGGCTTTCGGCGAGGCAACCGGCGTAAGCGCGACGGATGCGGCGGAGGCACTGGCATGGTGGCGACGGACGTCTTCGAAGACGGGCGAGGGCTGGTATCGGGCGATCATCGAGTCGCGAGCGCAGCAGGTCTCGCGGTTGATCCGCGAAAGAACTGATCTGGTACGTCGACTGGTCAGCGCATACCGCGACGCTTACCTCGCGACGTCGGAGGCCGATCGCCCGCGACTGATTCAGAGTCTTCTGGGCGACGAACTGGCATCGGTTCGCATATTGGGCCTGGACCTGATCAACGATCTTATCACGGATCGAAAGGAAGTCTCTCCGGAAGCGCGGGCGCGCATCGCCGAACTGACGATTGACGCCGACGCGCGCCTTCGATTGAAGGCGACGCGGATCGTCGGGGATCTGCGACTTTCCTCGGCGAGCACGCAGTTGATCGAGGCGATGCAGCGCGAGATCGACGATGAGGTCCGCGCCGCACAGGCGACGGCGCTGGGCCGTCTGGACGATCTGGCGGCGCAGGCGCCACTCATGGATCGGCTCGATGACGACTCTCCGGTCGTTGTGGGCGAGGCGGCTGGGGCCCTGGGCGTGCTGCTGCGGCGCGGCGGTAACCGGGACCCGCTGACCACGCAGGCGGCCATCGACAAGTTGCAGGCCCGCTACGGGAAACTGGGACCGCAGGACGACGAGCTGCGCGAGCGATTCATCCAGGCGATGGCGAACATCGGCGCGGCCTCGTTCCGGAAGGTGCTGGAATCGGAAATCGCCGACAATCGTTCCGTTCGCGTGCGCAGCGCCGCCATTTCCAGTTTGGCTACCTGCGAGGATGCCGGCGCGGCCGATGCGATCCGTCCGCTGACGCAGTCATCGTCGCCCGACATCCGCATGGCGGCGGTCTCGGCGCTGGGGATATGCGGCTCGGACGAGCGGGACCTGGAGGCGCTTCGCGGCAGGCTGGACAACGATCGCGAATCGGATGCGGCGATCCGCATGGAGGCTTGGGAGAGCTATCTGCTGATCGCGCGAAGGCTCCCGGCCGAGACGCAGATTCGCATTTCCGACCGGATGGATCTTCCCGATGACCCTTCGTCCCAGCGACACCGGCTCGATCTGCTCAAGGCGCTTCGCACGGACGAGGCCCAGTTCGAGGCGCTGGCTCAGAATCTGAAGATCGACGTCCTCGAGCGCATGGCGGACGCGCAGGTCGAGCTCAAGGAGTTCACCTCCGCCTCGGCCAGTCTCGAACAGGCGATGAGACTGCTCGGCGGCAAGCAGAAGGATCGCTTCGCCGCTTTGGCGCTGCGATCTTTGTCGGCGCTCTTCCAGGGCCGCGAGGATGCGGCGGCGGTCGCCCGACTCGGAGAGCTTTTCGACGGGCAACAGATCAACGGCGAACTGGAAGACACGCGCGGAGCCGCCGATGCGATCATCGCCGAGTTGAAGGCACGGCTGACGTCGGCGTCGGACGGCGCTTCCTACGAGGCGGCGCTCGGTTTGATCAACCTGCTCGGCGGATTCGCCCATAAGGCGGGCGACACATTTGCGCGCGAGCTTCAGAGTATTCGCGACGCGCTTTGGGCGAAGCGCGATCGCAGCGTTGATGAACTTCTGGCGGTCATCGCCCGTGATCCCGAGGCCGAGGCCAAGCTGTTTCACCTGGGCAAACAAGCCGTGCTGCCGCGGATTTACGATCGCCTTGTCAGTGCGAATCCGGACGACGAGGCGGCGACCGACGTGGAAGTTCGCCTGGTTCAACTGGCGAAGCGCTTTGTGCCCTCATGGCCCGGCGTTGAGAACGGCGGCACCGCGAGCGATCGCGCGCAGGCCCTTAATCGCCTGAAAGAAGCGATCGAGAGTCAGAACGCGACCCCGCGACCGATTGAGAACCCGTCGTAATGAGTTGATTTTCGATTGAATTCTCGACGCGATGTTAACGCTTCGCGGGTATCAAGGTCCGAAACGAAAAATCGCTCGAAAGAAATTGCATTCCACTTGTTCGTGTGCTATCTATCTATTGACGAGCGCTTCGAGCGATGTAAGCGCTAAGTGGACTTGGCCGGGGGTCGAGTTCGCAACCCGACTGACGAGCGCCCATGTGCGCAGTCGCGGCAAGCTCCGCGGCAAAAAAACGGTAGGGTTTCCGCCGATTCGCTCGAGGTGCTGTTTTTTTCCCCACCTAAGCAGATTCTCGCCTTGACATTCCTCTTTAGGTCTTCCTGCCGAGTTGATTCCACGTCGCAAAGAAATCGGGAAAGGTCTTCGAGACGCACCCGGGGTCTTCGATCACCACGCCATCGACGCGCAATCCCGCCAGCGCGAAGCTCATCGCCATGCGATGATCGTCGTAGGTCCTTACTTGCGCGGCAACGGGCGACCGTACGGGTCGAATGACGATGCTATCGTCCGTCACTTCGGTCTCGACACTGAGGCGGCCAAGCTCGGCGGAGAGGGCGAACAGGCGATCGGTCTCTTTGACGCGCAGGTTTGAGACGTTGCGAATGCAGGTCGGGCCGTCGGCGAAGGCGGCGATGACGGCCAGGGTCTGGGCCACGTCCGGCATCTCGTTGAGGTCCACGTCCACACCGCGCAGCCGGCGGTCGGCGGGGCCGGTGACGGTGGTGCTGCGCGGCGAGGCGTCGACGCGGCAACCCATCTGTTCGAGTATCTTCACGAAACCGATGTCGCCCTGGGTGCTGTCCGAACCGAGCCCCTCGACGGTGACTCTTCCACCGGTCAGCGCGGCAGCGCCGAAAAAGTACGACGCGGCGGAGGCGTCGGGCTCCACGCTGTAGCTCGTCGCCTGGTAGGACTGCGGCGCGGGGACGATGAAGCGCTGCAGGCCATCGGCGATCACTTCGACGCCGAAGGCCTCCATCACCGAGAGCGTCATGCTGACATAGGGGCGACTGGGTAGGCCGCGCGAGACGTCGATCATGACGTCGCCGGATGCGAGCGGCGCGGCCATGAGCAGGGCCGAGACGAACTGACTCGACACCGGCTTATCGAAGACAACCGAGCCTGCGCGCAGGCGACCGGCGTGAACGGTCAGCGGACAATAGCCCTCGGCGCCGGCGTATGCGATCTGTGCGCCGAGGTCGCGCAGGGCATTGACCAACTGGCCGATGGGACGCTCGCGCATGCGCGGATCGCCGTCGAGCTCGTACTCGCCCTGGCCGGCGCTGCATGCGGCGAGGAGGAAACGCATGACGGTGCCGGCGTTGCCGCAATGAAGCTTGACCTGGCCGTCGGGAAAGAAACCGCCGCTGCTGTCGACGCGAACGCGGCAGGAGATGTCATCGACGTGGAGCCCTACGCCGAGGCTCTCGAGCGCGTCGAGCATGCGTCGCGTGTCGTCGGAGAAGAGGACGCCGGACAACTGCGACGTGCCGCGCGCCAACGCCGAGACGAGCAGTGCCCGATTGGTCAGGCTCTTGCTGCCGGGGAGGTGTACGGTGCAGTCGATCGGCCCGGGAGGCGGGCTGAGGGTGATGGCGTCGGGGCGGTTCATCGCCCCATGCTACCGGACGATCCACGGTAGGGCACGGAGTGGACTTCGCTCGTGGAGACTTGAGCGGGGTCAAAGTCGTCGAGCTTAACCCGAGTCACGTTTGTCGCGGAAGTAGATGCTTGATGATTCGACGGAAATCACCCGCCGCCGCCGTCTCCCGGCGTCGGATCGAGACCGCCGTCGGGCGATCCGCCGCTGCAAGAACCCCCGGCAGCAACGCTACCATTGGCAATAACCGTTTGTTGTTGGCCATCGTTCGTGACGACGCATTGACCATTGTCATTACATGCGCGAGTGATGCGTTGCTTGTAACACGGAAAGACGCCACAGCTACTTAGCCCGCTGACTTGATTACCCTTGCAATTCAAGATTTGACCAAAAACAATCTCGTCAGTATTGCACGTCACAGGCGACGGACCACTCGTACACGTACCGTGGCTCAGGACCAAGTTTGTTCCACACGGTGGCCCGCTTTCTGTAACATTGCATGTATTATGTTGGTTTGGCGGTCCGGGTGGTGGAAACCCCATCACTAACGAAGTGAGCTCAAAGAGGGCCGGCGGAAAAGCAAACAAGAAGAACCCAGAAAGAATAACAATACGTATTACATTCGATTTCATCGGTGATCCCCGTTAATAAGTCGAACTAAAGACATAGTGACCCAAATAGAGAGCGACTGCGAGACGCGGAAAACGCTGAGTCCACTTACGGCAATGGGGAAAATGCTTTTGTACCTTCTCGCGTATATTCAATTCTCGCCTGCAAAGCATGAGTTGCTGTCGAGGTTTCCTCGACATGTGGGATATTGACGCGTTCGCGCAAATCGGATTCGTCTGAGATTATCTCAGCCTGAATACCCTTGTACAAAATCGTCTCTCCGCCGTTTGTCGATTCCTCCGACCGGTAGTGAATCCATCCCGGTACAAGCATATCTCCGATCGGCTGATAATCGCCGAGCGAGAAAAACAGAGTAGCATGGGGCGTGCGCTTTACGATTGACGAAACGACCCAGTTGCGTCCAAACCGATCAAATGCCACATCAAGCAAGCGATCATCGCGATGAACCACCGACGAAGCGCCACTCGTCGATGGAGTGACATTCGAAAACTTGGAGTCATCTGGGGCCGCGCGAAGGCTCTCGGTATCAAGAATATTCCGCAACTCCTGCCGAGCTTGCTGAACATACCCCTCTGCAATACGCAGGTAGGGGCCATACTCTCGCTCAGGCATATTGCCTTTTACTTCCTTATTCACGACAGTGAGGGTTCCCAATGAAGCGGTCCAAAAAGCTCCGGGTGTCTCCCCGAACATGCGTGTGTAGCCCACGACCTCACCTTGGAGCCATGTGACCTCACCCCTGAGGAATCGTCCGCCGTCCTCCGCGACGATTCGCCAACTCTGCACGACATCCACCTGGTCGCGTCCGCTTTCGGGCTTGGCAGGCAAATGCATCTCCAGTTCGAATCGCACCTCGCCGTTAAACGACGGCAGGGGATCGACCTCCAGCGCCGACCTTATTTCCGCAGCGAGTCGCCCATTGCTGTCTTCTTCAGATGGACCACCGGCGACGTGCTTTGCTTGACTGAGGGCCTGACTCTCACTCGCACAGGCAAGCAGGAAAAGCCCGGGCGCATAAGCCGCGCAGACCGCAGAACACCAAGCCGCGATTCGGACCTTAGCCATAAATGTCCTCCTATCAGGAATTGTGACCCAAATGAACCGCTCCGACCCAGAACAACGAGACCACCGGCTCGTCCTATATCATACCCCCCCCCCCTCGGCATGGTGTCAACAATAATCACGCCCTTTTATCTTCAGCCGCATGCCCAGCAGGGAAAAATCATGCTCAACACAAGATTTCTCAAACAGACAAACCGTTGAACGATGTCAGAACTGTGCCGGCACTCCTTCTGGGTTGATCGACCCCGGTCGGCGGATAGGATGTTAGAAGGGCTGTTGCGGCCCCGCCGATCCACCCTGCCGGTAGGCTTTCGAAATCTGAATCGCCATGACTGACAAGGCCATGCAAACCGAGGTGCCCGCCCAGCGCGAACCGTCCGCGGACCGGATGCTGCGCATTTTGGCGATCGTCGCGCTGATTCTGTGCGTGGTCGGCGGGGTGCTTCGACTAATCGCCAATTGGCGAGACCCGACGGAGGGATTGTCGATCGGCCTGAGCATGCTCGGGTTATACACGGCGCTGGGCGTCGCCATCTTCGGCATGCTCATGGGGCTCTCGGTCCTGGTTCGCTATTCGAGCCACCTGGAAGCGGCGCTGATCCGCATGGAGAAGTATCAATACGAAGTGGGCGCGGCGGCCGGCGCGAAGCAAGCAGATGCATTGGACGTCCCGGTCGGCGAGGGCACGCTTTCCATGTTCGACCCGACGACGGGTACGACGGACGCGCCCGCAGCGAGCCCCCCGCCGTGGCAGGAACTGGTGTCGCTGCTGCAGCAGATGCGGGACAACTCGCTGCTGACCGACGAGGAGCGGGTCATCAAGCGCGAGCAATCCGAAAACGCCGAATTCGAGCAGGCCACGGAGCTGCTCAAGAGCCTGACGCGCGAGGGCGACTTCGTCCGCGCCCGGCAGGTAGTGGAGACTTTCAAGGCCCGCTATCCGGCTTCGCAGCGCGCCGATCAGCTCATTCGGGAGACCGAGGTTCATCGGGAGCGATACGAGTCGCAGGATGTGAAGACGATCACGCGGCAGGTCGAGGACCTGATGAGCATTTCGGCCTGGCCGCGGGCCCGGCAGGTCGTGCAGCAACTGGTGGAGCGGCATCGCGACTCGGCGGAGGCGCGGCAATTGCTGCTGCGCGTCGAGAAGGATCACGCGACGTTTCAGGCCGAGCAGCGGCGGCGGATGTACGCCGAAGTGCAGCGATTCGTGACCAACCGGCAGTGGGAAGAGGCGGTGGTGGCGGCGAAGACATTCGTGGAGCGATTCCCCGGATGCTCGGAGTCCGAAGCGCTGCTGATGCAGATCCCCACGCTGACGAGCAACGCCGAAATCGAGGTGCGCCAGGAACTCGAGGCGAGAATCATGGACTACGCGCGGCACGGTCGATATATAGAGGCCGTCGAGCTCGGCCGGCGACTCATGGAGAAGTTTCCGGGATCGCCTCAGGCCGAGGCGCTTCGCGTTCAACTGCCGAGGCTCGAAGAGCTGGCGAACAACCCCGATGCGCGGCCGGCGCGAATCAGGGTGGAATGACCACGGCCGGCGACATGGCCGGTCATGAACTCACTTTCCACGAACCATCAACCACCAGCCGCCCCGGCTCCTGCAACCTCCGTGCGCGTGGCGCCGGGCGGGCACTGGGTCAGGCACATCGCATGCGTCAGCACGACGCGCGCCGACTCGGGGATTTACGCGCCGCTGCTGGCCGCGCTTTCGCGAGCCGGGGATTTTGAAATCTCCATGCTCGCGGGCGGGACTCATCACAGCGAGACATTCGGGCAAACGGCCCGGCTGATGACTGAAATGCCGCGTCTTACCATCGAGCCGGTCGAGCACTTCGTCGAGGGCGACAAGCCGGCGCAGGTCTGCGAGACGGCGGGCCGAGCGATCACGGCGTTTTCTGGGGCATTGTCTCGGCAACCCGTCGACCTGGTCTTTGCACTCGGAGATCGCACGGAAATGCTTGCCGCGTGTCTGGCGGCGACGATTCACCGGGCACCCATCGCCCACCTTCACGGCGGCGACGTGACACAGGGGGCTTACGACGATTCATGCCGCCATGCGATCGCCAAACTTTCGCATGTTCACTTTCCCGCGCTACAGGCACACGCGAATCGCATCCGGCAAATGGGCGAGGAGTCGTGGCGCATTCATACGGTGGGCTCACTCGCCCTCGATGAATTGGCCGGCTTCACACCGCAGCCGATTGAGTCGCTGAGCCGCGAGGTCGGGCTGGACTTCAGCGCCCCCACCGCCGTCGTCGTCTTTCACCCGGAGACGCTTTGCGAAATGCCGCCGGATCGGCAGATCCGTGAGCTGCTGGACGCGCTGAGTCGACTCTCGATGAATCTGCTGTTTGTCGGGCCGAATGCCGACGTGGGGCGAGATGCCGTCGATGCGGCGATTCGCGGATTCGTTTCATCGAGGTCCAACGCGGTCATCGCGCATTCGCTTGGCCAATCGCAGTTCTGGAGCTGCATGGCGCATGCGCGCGTGCAGGTGGGGAACTCCAGCTCGGGAATCATCGAGGCGGCGTCGCTGCGGCTGCCCGTCGTGAATGTCGGCGATCGGCAGACCGGGCGCCTTGCTCCGCCGAACGTGGTGCATACGCCGATTGAGGCGGAAGCGATTCATCGCGCCCTATCGCAGGCCACGAGCCCCGGCTTTGTAAAATCGCTTGCCAATCTGAAGAATCCGTACGGTGATGGGAATGCCGCCGAGCGCATTATCGCCGCTGTCAGGGGACTACCGCCTCGCCAGCAACTCTTAACCAAGAAATGGGCCGACAACGCGGACTCGCGCTGAACCTAAGAATCAGACGCCCGCGGCTGCGCCGAGCGCGTCGACCACCTTGGGTGCGGCGGCCGGCTCTTTGCGCGCGTGGGTCGCCGTGAAGACGGCCACGGACTTGCCCGTCTCGGCCTCGGTCTCCAGGACGGCTGCACGCAAGGCCGCAGAGGCACGATCGTCGTTACGCATGAGGACGACCAACTCGCCGCCGTTTCCGCCGCCGGTGACCTTTGCGCCGTAGAGGCCTTCGGGGGCGCCGCGGCGTCGAATCGCGCCGACGAGCTTGTCAGCCTCGACGCCGCCGATTCCGCAGCGCTGACTGTGGCTCCAATGGCTCGCGTACATCAACTCGCCGGCATGGACGAGGGCCTCGACCGCGCCCAGTCTGCGGGCCCGGGCGATGTTCGTGGCGAAGTCGTGAACGCGGCGGTTCTCGTAGATGTGGTGCTCAGCGCGGGAGCGCACTTTGAAGACGCTCTTGCCGTCGGCCTGACCGTTCAGGCCGCGTATGTCGCCGAAGCGGC
Proteins encoded in this region:
- a CDS encoding glycosyltransferase family 4 protein — translated: MPRILMQNRPDTPTHPGGDTVQMEETAKFLRSLGHEVALDYTLRPDLSNVDIVHLFNLTRPFETLAQARNAIARGKPFVLSSVYWDLESAVPADAYEFPRNILRKCLSDGTRARLRGLLGRGYGQGAAAARDAQAEILRHARMILPNSVAEMEHIIEKFPGLPRERFRVVMNGINRPETQPQGAERKMFVCAGAIGPRKNQLHLVKAFRELPGETLLVIGQPSQGSERYAAAMRGAAGGNVRFRERVDHAEMSAIWRGAKACVQPSYIETPGLSAMEALAAGTPIVVADVPPVREYFGDLAHYCEPGSPGSIAAACRAAMAGPCPDGRAFADRYEWTKALAPLADAYNELTRS
- a CDS encoding biliverdin-producing heme oxygenase; protein product: MLAQETDTPIMLKLKTETQARHDATEDGAFNQELVKGRLPLDRYVESIAQLFLIHRALESALRDNKSKHPAFARVLRDYQFQEPYLRDDLAYFERKEDSIKPLPATEKFLFAISRLVEHCPVGLLGMQYVFEGSNNGAKFISRAVRRAYTLPEGRGTTYLDPYGENQRDYWQAFKDDMNASSFSHEESTALIHAACGAFDLTMQLHRELYEGVGPAPARPAESAAPAAKPSGKCPFHHG
- the proC gene encoding pyrroline-5-carboxylate reductase; translation: MSHDHKYALGVVGSGHIAGIIVNRLIASGYLSAERIAISYSKKLDAHPIAGVSVCDNAEVVKDSRLVMIAVTPQRFAEAARTILPAVTADHVIVSVMAGVSTRRVAEELGGGLVRVVRAMPNLPFGLGCGVTGLFRGEHASADDMEESRHLFNAGGVTVEVEREELMDAVTAVAGSGPAYFYYFVEMMMAGGVAAGLRPEDAQVLAAHACVGAGGMLLEKGASPSELRAAVTSPGGTTQAAMKKLEASGVAEHVREAVLAAFRRGRELGQLLANSGNS
- a CDS encoding HEAT repeat domain-containing protein produces the protein MYALSNFAACLFISVGALLPSGAQPTEAPPATVTPSTAPAVSAELDQSFNLLTANNTPDARKLGARLLLESGDEAAITKLVGVLSANPPDLAAQLAVCAAIAEVEKPSPQIVEPLISLLGNPRPDTLEGVTRAIRKFDSRIVVAKLRPIAIEPANPRPKRIGAIRALGALGEDVQALGVLAALLEDPNPAVRHAALMAFGEATGVSATDAAEALAWWRRTSSKTGEGWYRAIIESRAQQVSRLIRERTDLVRRLVSAYRDAYLATSEADRPRLIQSLLGDELASVRILGLDLINDLITDRKEVSPEARARIAELTIDADARLRLKATRIVGDLRLSSASTQLIEAMQREIDDEVRAAQATALGRLDDLAAQAPLMDRLDDDSPVVVGEAAGALGVLLRRGGNRDPLTTQAAIDKLQARYGKLGPQDDELRERFIQAMANIGAASFRKVLESEIADNRSVRVRSAAISSLATCEDAGAADAIRPLTQSSSPDIRMAAVSALGICGSDERDLEALRGRLDNDRESDAAIRMEAWESYLLIARRLPAETQIRISDRMDLPDDPSSQRHRLDLLKALRTDEAQFEALAQNLKIDVLERMADAQVELKEFTSASASLEQAMRLLGGKQKDRFAALALRSLSALFQGREDAAAVARLGELFDGQQINGELEDTRGAADAIIAELKARLTSASDGASYEAALGLINLLGGFAHKAGDTFARELQSIRDALWAKRDRSVDELLAVIARDPEAEAKLFHLGKQAVLPRIYDRLVSANPDDEAATDVEVRLVQLAKRFVPSWPGVENGGTASDRAQALNRLKEAIESQNATPRPIENPS